ATTTCTTCATTCTCCGTCACTCCGACGGTTGCGATCCCGTCCGTCATAAACAGCACCATATTCAGGTAATCGTCGCCCTTAAGCTGATTCAGTGCCGCTACCAGTACTTCGTGAATATTGGTACCACCACCCGCATCCAGCATATTCACATAAGCAATTGCAGCCGAAGTATTTTCAGAGGTTGCCAGCAGCATATCCGGAGCAAATGACGCGACCAGAGTGCTATAATCAAAAATATTAAACACATCCTGTGAATTCAGGTTGCGCAGCACAAACTTCATAGCCTCCCGGGCCTGTGCCATCTTTTCACCCCTCATACTGCCCGATCGGTCCAGCACCAGCGCAATCCGTTTTTTTGCGGCCTGATCCGCCTGTACCTCCACGCGGGGCGCTGCGAGAAGCATATAAAATCCATCCTGTCCCGCCTCCCGGTACGTCAAAGCATTCATTCCTACGTCATCCCGAGACACACTGTAATAGAGCACAAAGTCCGTGTTAGGCGTGGTCTCTTCGTCCGAATACACCACCGTCACATGGTGGTCGTCTGTCCGCTGAACCTCAATGGGGTGCGAAGGCGAATACACATTCTTGATCGGATCTTCAGAAGCGATCTCAACCTGCACCGATACCACCTTCAGTGGACGTGCTGAGAATTTCTCTGTATTTAGTGGGTACACATATTTTCGCACCTCGTTTCGCTCCCGAATGACCTCGCTGTAGGACAACTGTACCCGCTTTTCCACTCCTGCTACAATGGGGAAAATCCGGGCGCGATAAGCCCCTCGCCCAGCATACTCCAGCAGGGCCGGATCGATCCGCTGTCGCACAATTTCCGTATAAATCCGCCTCGCCTCATCCGCCGGGAGGAGTTCTGCCGCGAGCGCCTTTCCATCTACAAACATCGAAAAAGCCGAAATCGCGGCTCCCTCAGGGATCGGAAACATATAGGTGCCCTCCACTTCCCCAGCTCTTCCCAGATTTAGAAAAGACTGATCAATCTCCGTCACTACCGCCTGATCCTGGATACGCACTTTCACCAGATGCCGCGCAATCGCAAGCTCCACCCACGGTTCGGGGATAATTATTCCGTCTGCCAGAGCAGCCCCTGGCATTAAAGAGAACAGCACCGCCATCACAAATCGCAGCATCTTGACACCTCCTATGTCAGGTTGGGAGCAAACTGTTTCACTCAGACACAAGCAAAACACGTGCCAAAGAACTACTTATCTCCCGTTTACTGCCTGGAGATGGATTTTCAGGAGCCAATCATGTAAAAAACCGGTTTTTTCCTGCGTCTCGGTCGAGATGAGAGGGTTGGAAGAATCAGAAATCTGAATATGCACTCAAAAAACTGAGGGAAACTTAGAGAGAAATCGCGCAGGTGTGCTTGGGATAAACGGCAGGCGCCATTGCGAGAGAATTCTCATTGCAGTGAAAGTGCGAGAGCGTAGTCGCCCTGAACTTGCTATTTATCCATAAGACAGTATATTGTCTGTATGCGTTACTATAAATTTCCACAGGACTGATTATGACCATCAAATATTCTCTTCGCGAACCCATGGCTCCTGGCAACACCCTGATGGAGAAATTCCAGACCCTCAAAGAACTCGGCTTTTCCGGCATTGAAATCACCAA
The DNA window shown above is from Gemmatimonadota bacterium and carries:
- a CDS encoding VIT domain-containing protein; this translates as MLRFVMAVLFSLMPGAALADGIIIPEPWVELAIARHLVKVRIQDQAVVTEIDQSFLNLGRAGEVEGTYMFPIPEGAAISAFSMFVDGKALAAELLPADEARRIYTEIVRQRIDPALLEYAGRGAYRARIFPIVAGVEKRVQLSYSEVIRERNEVRKYVYPLNTEKFSARPLKVVSVQVEIASEDPIKNVYSPSHPIEVQRTDDHHVTVVYSDEETTPNTDFVLYYSVSRDDVGMNALTYREAGQDGFYMLLAAPRVEVQADQAAKKRIALVLDRSGSMRGEKMAQAREAMKFVLRNLNSQDVFNIFDYSTLVASFAPDMLLATSENTSAAIAYVNMLDAGGGTNIHEVLVAALNQLKGDDYLNMVLFMTDGIATVGVTENEEILKEVQTRNALAARIFAFGVGFDVNTHLLDLLGSQNRGTSAYVKPGEDIEAEVSAFYTQVSHPVLSELKLTYDGISISDMYPRVLPDLFKGSQIVQFGRYAGSGTAPIELSGTANGERMTFSRQVEFPGEAAEHNFLPRLWATRKIGFLLNQIRLNGEVKELVDEIVSLSRTYGIITPYTSFLIVEDAPPGPFALPTGFTDQQGADAVAASEATRDMAGAVAAPSPNVVSREGGVHTVGIKTFYLRDGVWKDAGYTEGEPVIEYRFGSDRYFELLDQFPDMGPYLALGTDVIVKNRGVVYRIWERINSLDKHRIDFSGDGRVDFSDFLLFAQGYRKAEGEAGYNAAYDLDGNKYVDFQDFMIFSSLYGRQ